In Acetomicrobium sp. S15 = DSM 107314, the sequence GGCGAGATATGCGGCACCCGTCAGCACGGCATCACCGACTTTCGAGTGGCCGACCTGTTGCGCGATGCCTCGCTTTTGGAGATGGCAAGGGAAGATGCAAACGAACTCATCTCGCTGGACCCGAACCTCGAGGAATTTCCCTCCCTAAAGGCCAAGTTGCTCGCAAGTCTCGGAGAAGGCCTGAGCTTGGCCCTTACGGGATGAGTGATAAAATTGTTGTTAAAGTCGGTCATTATTTGTAAAATATATATGACAGGCGAGGTTTGTGTTCTTGCGAGCAACGTGTGATAATTAGCAACTATTATTACCAGATAGCATTTCGAATGAACCTTGACAATAGGATAGGGAGTGACTGCGTCATGGAAATCGTATTGCTTATAGGTAGCACAGGCATAGGCATTGCGGCTGGCTTTGTCATATGCAAGATTATTGAACAAAAGAGGCTCAAGGGAACGAAGAAGCTGGCCGAGCAATTGTTACAGGAGGCTCAGAAGGAGGCAGAGCGTAAAAAGCGGGAGATCCTTACAGAGGCCAAGGAGGCGGCATTGCAGATACGCCAAGACCTTGAGCGCGAGATAAAGGATCGCAGAGCAGAACTACAGCGGGCGGAACGACGCATTGAGCAAAAAGAGGAGAGCCTCGACAAGAGGCTCGAAAACTTGAACCGCAAAGATGAGGAGATGCGAAACCGCCTGGCGGCGATAGAAAAACAAAAGCGAGAAATAGAACGCCTTCATGAGGAGGAATTGGCTCGCCTTCAAGAGATAGCTCAGATGTCCTGCGAAGAAGCCAGGCAGCATCTTTTGGCCAGGGCCGAAGAGGAAGCTGCCAGCGAGATCGGCCTGCGCATCAAAGAAATCGAAGAGAAGGTGCGACGCGAGGCGGCACGCAGGGCTCGAGAGATCATAGCTACGGCCATTCAGCGGTGCGCTGTGGATCATACTTCAGAAGCCACGGTGAGCGTCGTGAATTTGCCGTCCGACGAAATGAAGGGAAGGATCATAGGTCGCGAAGGTCGCAATATCAGGGCATTTGAGATGCTCACCGGCGTGGATTTAATAGTGGACGATACGCCGGAAGCCGTCACGCTCAGCAGTTTTGATCCAGTCAGACGCGAGGTGGCGCGCATATCGTTGGAGCGCCTGATAATGGACGGGCGCATTCATCCGGCCCGTATAGAAGAGATCGTGGAAAAAGTCAGCAATGAAGTGGAAGAGACGATCATCGAAGCGGGCGAGGAAGCGCTCCTCGAGGCCAACGTCAAGGGTGTGCACCCCGAGCTGGTAAAAGTTCTTGGGCAATTACGCTTTCGCGCGAGCTTCGGGCAGAATACGCTGGTGCACAGCTTAGAGGTGGCTAAGGTTGCAGGCCTTATGGCGGCCGAACTGGGAGTGGAGGAAAGCACGGCCAGAAGGGCAGGCTTGCTTCATGATATAGGTAAGGCGATAGATCATAATACAGAGGGATCTCACGCCCTCATAGGCGCTGACCTGGCCAAGCGCTATGGCGAATCGGATGAGATAGTAAATGCCATCGCCTCTCATCACGAGGAAGTGGAGCCGCAGAGCATCTACGCTGTGCTCATCGCAGCGGCCGACGCCGTGAGCGCTTCTCGTCCGGGTGCCCGCAAGGAAGACTTGGATGCCTACATCAAGCGCCTGGAGAAGCTGGAACAGATCGCGAAGACTTTTAAGGGCGTCGATAAGGCCTTTGCGATTCAGGCAGGACGAGAGGTGCGCGTCATGGTCTCCCCTACGGTGGCTGATGACGGGGCGGTTTACAAATTGTGTTACGAGATAGCCAAGAAGGTGGAGAATGAGATGAAGTATCCCGGTCAGATAAAGATCACGGTGATTCGCGAGATGCGCGCCGTGGAATACGCCAAGTGACCATGAAAATCTTATTTCTCGGCGACATTGTGGGAAAGCCGGGAAGGAAGTCGGTGAAGGAACTCCTGCCGAAGATAAAAGAGGAGAAGGGCCCCTTCGACTTCATCTTGGCCAACGGTGAAAACGGGGCCGGTGGTTTCGGTCTCACGGCCAAAGTCTTGGACGAGATGATGGGGATGGGCCTCGATTGCCTTACCAGCGGCAATCACATATGGGATAAGAAGGAGTTCGTTCCGAGACTGGCCGAGGAGATGTCTCTCCTCCGGCCGGCCAACTATCCGCCGCTCTGTCCGGGCAGGGGGGCTCTGACGCTGGAAAAAAAGGGGAAGCGCCTCGCGGTTTTGAACCTCCAAGGGAGGATTTTTATGCCGCCCATCGATTGCCCCTTCAGGTGCGCTGACGCCTTGCTGGAAGAAATAGACACCCCTTTTGTGCTGGTCGACTTTCACGCAGAGGCCACCTCTGAGAAGCAAGCCCTGGGCCTTTACCTGGATGGCAGGGTTTCTGCGGTTGTAGGCACACATACTCACGTGCAGACCGCGGATGAGCGCATACTTCCAGGCGGCACGGCGTACATTACGGATGTCGGAATGACCGGAGGGCACGACGGCGTGATCGGTATGAGGCCAGAGAGCGTCCTGTCTCGGTTTTTGACGGGCATGCCGTCCAAGTTTGAAGCCTGCGAAAGCCGTCTCATTTTGAGCGCTCTCTCTGTGCTGCTCGACGATGCGGGAAGGGCCGTATCGCTGGAGCGCTTGCAATATTCGCTGTCAGAAAAGCTATGAAGCGTGAGAAGCAACATAACGCTGGGAAAGCAGTCTTCGTCTTACCGAGTTTGTTCGCTTCAGGGCTGAAGTTTGTGGCTGAATTACAAAAGAGCGAGGCCTCGAGGTCTCGCTCTTTTGCGTGATTGGGGGGATAAAAGTTGTGTTTGGCTGTACCGCATAAAGTGGTAGAGATAATGGATGAAAATCGCGCGCTCGTGAGCACGGGCGGTGTGGAGCTGGAGGTGCGCACAGACCTGATCGAAGGCCTGCAGGTGGGCGATGTAGTCTTGGTCCACGCCGGATTTGTGATAGAAAAATATAACCAGGATGAGGGGGAGGAACTGGAATCCCTGTGGGAAGAGGTGATGCAATTTGCCTCAGGTCGGTGACCTAAGGGCAAAGATGTCATCACTTTTGGAGGCACTCAACAAATGGTTGTGCGGTCCGATTACGGTAATGGAGGTGTGCGGCACCCATACCGTATCGATCTTCCGGTCTGGGATTAGGACGATGCTTCCTAAGGATGTGCGCTTGCTTTCCGGTCCAGGATGTCCCGTGTGCGTCACCGACCAGGCGGAGGTGGACGCAATGGTGAGCCTTGCCAAAAAGCCCGGTGTCGTGCTTGCGACATATGGCGACATGGTGCGCGTACCAGGGAGTTGCGGATCCTTGGCTGAGGCGAGATCTTGTGGTGCTGAAGTGGCGGTGGTGGGTTCTGCCATTCAAGCCTTGGCTTTGGCAGAGTCGATGCAAGACAAAGAGGTCGTCTTCGCCGGGATAGGGTTTGAGACCACCGCGCCGGCGACTGCGGTGCTGCTTCGCGAGGCTCGCAGAAAGAATGTAAAAAACCTTTCCGTGCTTTCACTGCATAAGCTCGTTCCTCCCGTGCTCCGCCTCCTCGCTTCCGACCCGACGCTTGTCATAGACGGCTTTCTTCTACCTGGCCACGTGAGCACCATAATCGGAACGGCCCCGTACGCGTTTTTGGCGGAAGAGTACGGCAAGGCCTGTGCCGTGGCCGGATTTGAGCCGCTCGACATAATGGCCGGCATAGTCGAGATCGCGCGCCAAATATGCGGGGGGCGTCCCGCGGTGAGGTGCCTTTATGGCAGAGTCGTGCGCCACGAGGGCAACGTGAAGGCCCAAGAGTTGTTGGGAGAGGTCTTCCGCCCGGCGTCCGTCAGGTGGCGAGGAATCGGAGTCGTGGAAGCTTCCGGCCTCGTCTTGGCCGATGATTATAGCGACTTCGACGCCTACTCTCGCTTCGGCATAACTCTGGAAGAGGTGAATCCACCGGCTGGATGTAGGTGCGGCGATGTGCTGGCCGGCAGGATCGCACCTCTGGAATGTCCTCTCTTCGGAGGGTCTTGCACTCCACAATTTCCCGTGGGACCGTGCATGGTGTCGTCAGAGGGGAGCTGTTCCGCATACTACAAATACAGCTCGAAGGGGGTATCGCCGTGGGGCGCTTGAGCTTGGGACATGGAAGCGGCGGAAGGCTCACGAATGATCTCGTAAAGAAAATAGCCTCAGCGTTCGCTCGCGAGTCCGGCATGCTGGAATTCGAAGATTGTGCCCTCCTTCCAGGAGGGTGGGGTGTCACCATAGATGGCTTCACTGTATCGCCACTGTCTTTCCCTGGCGGAGATATAGGCAAGCTCGCAGTCTGCGGCAGCGCTAACGATCTGGCGGTGCGCGGCGTGCGCCCCCTGTGGCTTGCCATGAGTCTGTTGGCCGAAGAGGGGCTCGACGAGGAAGAACTCTTCACGTACATGAGGAGCGCTGCGTCCGTGTGCGCTGAGCTTGGCGTGCAACTCGTAGCCGGCGACACGAAGGTCCTGCCCAAGGGTCAGGCAGACCGCCTCTATATCGCCACCTGCGCCATGGGGAAAAACGAAGCGATATCGCCGTGGGGGATCAAAGAGATCTCTCCCGGCGACACAGTGATAGTAAGTGGCCCCGTAGGCCGTCACGGAGCGGTCATAGCTTCTTTGCGATATGACATCAAGCTGCGTGAACTCGAGAGCGACTGCGCTCCTCTATGGCCGCTCATAGAGCCATTGACGCGCCTCCTTGGCGTGCACGCCGCCAGGGATTGCACGAGAGGGGGACTTGGGACGGTCCTCTGCGAATGGGCCGAAGTGGCCAACGTGGGGATCGAAATCGATGAAGAGGCCATTCCAGCGGACGGAGACGTGTCGGCCGTTTCAGATATCCTGGGCTTTGACCCTCTGTATCTTGCCTGCGAGGGGACAGCGGTCTTCGCCGTGGCTTCGGAATGGACGGAGACGGTCCTTGAGACTATGCGTTCTCACCCTCTCGGGAGATCTGCAGCGGCGATAGGAAAGGTGACAGAGGCTCACCCTGGCCTTGTGGGCCTTCGCACCTCAGCGGGCGGTATGCGCGTGGTAGATATGCAGGGGGGTGAACTCCTCCCTCGAATCTGCTGATAAACT encodes:
- the hypE gene encoding hydrogenase expression/formation protein HypE, with the translated sequence MGRLSLGHGSGGRLTNDLVKKIASAFARESGMLEFEDCALLPGGWGVTIDGFTVSPLSFPGGDIGKLAVCGSANDLAVRGVRPLWLAMSLLAEEGLDEEELFTYMRSAASVCAELGVQLVAGDTKVLPKGQADRLYIATCAMGKNEAISPWGIKEISPGDTVIVSGPVGRHGAVIASLRYDIKLRELESDCAPLWPLIEPLTRLLGVHAARDCTRGGLGTVLCEWAEVANVGIEIDEEAIPADGDVSAVSDILGFDPLYLACEGTAVFAVASEWTETVLETMRSHPLGRSAAAIGKVTEAHPGLVGLRTSAGGMRVVDMQGGELLPRIC
- a CDS encoding HypC/HybG/HupF family hydrogenase formation chaperone, with translation MAVPHKVVEIMDENRALVSTGGVELEVRTDLIEGLQVGDVVLVHAGFVIEKYNQDEGEELESLWEEVMQFASGR
- the rny gene encoding ribonuclease Y: MEIVLLIGSTGIGIAAGFVICKIIEQKRLKGTKKLAEQLLQEAQKEAERKKREILTEAKEAALQIRQDLEREIKDRRAELQRAERRIEQKEESLDKRLENLNRKDEEMRNRLAAIEKQKREIERLHEEELARLQEIAQMSCEEARQHLLARAEEEAASEIGLRIKEIEEKVRREAARRAREIIATAIQRCAVDHTSEATVSVVNLPSDEMKGRIIGREGRNIRAFEMLTGVDLIVDDTPEAVTLSSFDPVRREVARISLERLIMDGRIHPARIEEIVEKVSNEVEETIIEAGEEALLEANVKGVHPELVKVLGQLRFRASFGQNTLVHSLEVAKVAGLMAAELGVEESTARRAGLLHDIGKAIDHNTEGSHALIGADLAKRYGESDEIVNAIASHHEEVEPQSIYAVLIAAADAVSASRPGARKEDLDAYIKRLEKLEQIAKTFKGVDKAFAIQAGREVRVMVSPTVADDGAVYKLCYEIAKKVENEMKYPGQIKITVIREMRAVEYAK
- the hypD gene encoding hydrogenase formation protein HypD codes for the protein MPQVGDLRAKMSSLLEALNKWLCGPITVMEVCGTHTVSIFRSGIRTMLPKDVRLLSGPGCPVCVTDQAEVDAMVSLAKKPGVVLATYGDMVRVPGSCGSLAEARSCGAEVAVVGSAIQALALAESMQDKEVVFAGIGFETTAPATAVLLREARRKNVKNLSVLSLHKLVPPVLRLLASDPTLVIDGFLLPGHVSTIIGTAPYAFLAEEYGKACAVAGFEPLDIMAGIVEIARQICGGRPAVRCLYGRVVRHEGNVKAQELLGEVFRPASVRWRGIGVVEASGLVLADDYSDFDAYSRFGITLEEVNPPAGCRCGDVLAGRIAPLECPLFGGSCTPQFPVGPCMVSSEGSCSAYYKYSSKGVSPWGA
- a CDS encoding TIGR00282 family metallophosphoesterase; this encodes MKILFLGDIVGKPGRKSVKELLPKIKEEKGPFDFILANGENGAGGFGLTAKVLDEMMGMGLDCLTSGNHIWDKKEFVPRLAEEMSLLRPANYPPLCPGRGALTLEKKGKRLAVLNLQGRIFMPPIDCPFRCADALLEEIDTPFVLVDFHAEATSEKQALGLYLDGRVSAVVGTHTHVQTADERILPGGTAYITDVGMTGGHDGVIGMRPESVLSRFLTGMPSKFEACESRLILSALSVLLDDAGRAVSLERLQYSLSEKL